The Podarcis muralis chromosome 14, rPodMur119.hap1.1, whole genome shotgun sequence nucleotide sequence agggaaaggatttgctgaaccaactaattgaactggatacaaaaaaggaggtgtgaggaggtctggggaacaagcgaatgaaagataagacacggaaatattgaattgtttttaactgtttttactttgtattttttctttttctttttgtaacattttgaaaactttaataaaaatcttggggaaaaaataatacaAAGTTTTGTACATCTTATGTCCACATACCTAACAAGACTTCCTTGTTTTTCTGTCAAGTGGTACATACACTGATGCAGTATATAAACAATAAAGACTAACTACTGATTCACAATAAAGGACTGTGGTTTATTAATTGGCTTTGCTTCATCTTTTTCTAGTACAGCAATTTGCAGGTGTGGCTTACCTTTTCCACAGgccgcttttaaaaaaaagtcacagACAGCTGCACCCGATTCTGTGGAAAAAGAGATTCACAATGAAGCTccctatatcccacacctctgtAGTTTCAACAGTTGCATTAAAATGAAGACCGCTATACAAATTAATCACTCAAGTCTTCAGATGGAAATTTACCCAGTATCATCTAATGAATTTATGGCTGAGCACACAtttcatattctttttttaaagtccatATTCAGACTGTCACAGCACTGACAGGAACTGCTGGGGCAACATACAGAGCGTTCCTGAGCCTCTCATAGCTATGTAACAAGTAGAAGTCCAGAAAATGTTTTCCTAGCATTTCTTCCCTTATCCTGAGAATGTTTTGGATAACTTGAAAGCCCACATGCACCATGAAGAGAAGTTTGTACTAAGCTGGCTACCTATTTTGTTCACCCAAAGCTTGCTTGTTTTGAATTCTCTAAAGTGTTATATAAATGCTAGCCGTTATTATTATGCTTCCTACTGCGGCTTTGGGGGCAAGGAAATAAGTTATTATTTTTGAAGGCATTTTTTGGTGCAGTTTTATGGAAAGTTTACAGCTGTTGACTATTTGACTTCTCAAATATCGTTTCAATCCTACAAAGCTGCATCTTTGCTTTTACTCGCTAGTCTACCACCATCATCAATTTATCAGTCAGCAGGCCAAAATTAAAACCATACAATGCATCCTTTTATTAAGTACAGAGTAAAACACAAAGTATGACATAAGTGTGATTGATGGAGGGCACTATCAACAGCAACTAgtcatttattgattgattaaaaGATTTATATACAGCTATAGCATTAAAATAGCAAAGTggtttatataatttatatacataATAACACACAAAAATTAGAATCGGAGACTCATCCACTAATTATGGAAATATGTAGTCTTAATTGCCTACGTAAGCCTGGTGGAACATTCTCAGCTggtgtttaaaagttgaaacagaaagCACCTGCCGAAGCTCTACTGGCAGAGTATTGCACAAGACCAATGACACTAAAGACCATAATTTGTGTcaatgtcaaatgagcctcagcAACTCAAAGGTAGGGCAGGCAGCTAACaacactcctgcagatgatctgaaGGAATGAGCTGGGATATAAGTGCTCAGGCAGTCCTGAAGGCACTCTGGATCTCAGttcttcagggctttgtaaatgtaTACAATGAACTTGACTCAGTAGTAGATGAGCAGCCCGCACAGATTTTTTAATAATGATGTTGAATGTTGTTGGCCAGGTGGTCCTGTCAGCTGTCTGGCCATTCTATTCTGCATCAGCTGGAGCATCTGGACAGACCCACCAAAAAtacactgcagtaatccagtcttgagagTACCGCCACATAGTTATGATGGCTACATCTGGAATCTGGACTCTGGAATCAAGAGTCAGCATATCTCAGAGTCCTTTTCTACGGAACAATAGGAAGAGAAAGCTGTTGCTTTCATGTGCTACTGGAGGGTTTTCCAGTGGAATCTGGGTGGCTGCAGGGCTCTTCCTACATTAGGATTTTAAGTAGGTtcaattttcccccttttaaatgaATTTGATTCATATTTTAATCCATCCGTCTCCTCTTCAGTGACTCACAAGGCAAACCTACACTGCCTTACTCAAAAATAAGCGCTGCCAAATTCAACAGGGCCTACTCTTTCAAGGAGAAGTTTCTTCTGGGGAGGGGAGTTATTCCAGAATGTGTTTTTGGGATCGTAAACCACACGACTGATATAATTTATTTGGATAACACTTAAATCCCAGAGACTTTGAAAgaagcttaaaaaacaaaacaaaaaccctcaaaaCCTAGATGCAGCAGTAAAAATTATACATCCTCATGGAACAAAGATTGCTCTGTCTCCCTTCCGTGACGTGTCCTGCAAGTTAGCACCTCCCTCGAAGGCCCCTATTCAGTAtattgggaataataataataataataataataataataataataataatagcagcaatgtgtgcctctgcctccctctccctccgtCTTCATTTCCACCGGGAAGAgcagaagggggggtggggtCTGGGTCTGCCTCTTCCTGCGCGGCCCTccctgacctccctccctccgccgccCCCTCGCGTACTGTCCATGCCCGGGAAGGGCAGCGGCTGCGCCCCGAGCTGCTGCTCCACCGCGATCTCCAGGTCGAACTTGATGTGATCCACGCTGGCGATAAGTTCCTgcatggcggcggcggctgtgCGTTCGAGGAAGGCAAGCAGGGCAAGGAAGGGAAGTATCTCCGCTCCCCTCGAGGCGCTTCGGCTCTGAGGGAAAACTGAGGTAAAACCAAAGGGCGGGGCGAGCGAGGAGCCTAACGCTTGTGTGCGCGCGCGAGTAAGAGGGACACCAGCTCCCTCCAATCCCAACGCGACGGGCCTTCGCGAGGGATGCTGGGAGCTGCGGGGCTTGCGCACGCGCACCCACACGGCCCGCCTCCGCTCTCCGGCTCGGCCAATAAGACTAGGCCCCGCCCCTTCAGTTGGGTGGGCGAGGTTAAAGTCCCTCACGCGGCCGTAGTGCGTGTCTCTGTCTCACTCTCGCTTTCCTCTTTCCGGCCCCGCCTCCCCTCGCTTAAAGAGTCGGAAGCATTGTtatggggagggaagaagaaggcgGAGGAAGAGCGAACCAATCGGCTCTCGCGCCGAGGTGGACCTATCGCCTCAGCCCGAACGAGAAGCTCCGCCTATCACTTTCAGAGGGCGAGGCGTGCGGGGAAGTCGGGATTCGCGAGCGGGAGTTCTGGCCTCGCGCGTGGAGGGAACGTTGGCGGGTGAGTGGCGGCCCATGTGCGCGTGCGCGCAATatagagggaggaggaggtggtcgTGGCGCCTCATGGAGGCTCCTTCTGCCTCGGCCGTGTAAGAGGGTCCCAGAGTCGGCCTCAGCCAGCGCAGCACAGTGGCCAGGGGTGacgggaattggagtccagcaaaacTCATGGAGGGCCTCAGCTTTCCCATCCGAACCTGATCCTCACACTGCTCTtgagaagagtagtagtagtagtaataataataataataataataataataatagttttatgatttttattttatttctttaccgctttattattttaagaaaaatctcaaagcggtttacagcatattaaatcaataaagcaatctgaagaaagtcaaatatagagtatacagtcaaaTAAACATaacctaaaatattatcttaaagatcaTATTTATAGTCCGaacatttgactgggttgcccccatataaaacataataaaacatcaaatactgtatttaaaacctccccgatacagggctgccttcagaggtcttctaaaggctgtgtagttctttatttccttgacatctgatggaagacACCACTGCCTAGAAGTATCGAATGGGGGGCTTCTTCCCTCAGCCCTGAGAAGCTTCGTTCATTTGTTTTGTAAATTTTACGTAGCgcctgattgtaaaaaaaaaaaaaacgacaACACCCTCggagcggtttacaaaaagaaaacagtaaaatggagggggggaatgCAACCCTACTTTCAAAGTTTAAATGCTAGAACTAGaattcctgacacccgcaaaattgttgagctttttccatCGTGTTGCCATGCACCCGAGTTTTCCCTGACGTTTTGCCCCCGGCGCTATTTTTTACACCCAAAGacaaggacatgtcaggaattttcctgacatatggcaagctTATTTCTAAGCACCTGGGTAGGCTTCTCTAAACAGGAATATTCTTTTCAGCAGGCGACGAAAACAGCACGATGAAGACGCCTGCTTGATCTccataggcaaggagttccaaagtgcaggtgctgccacactaaaatatcaagTTGTTACAGATATGGAATGGGTATTATGGTGGAACCTGCAGTATTGCCAATTCCACCTGTCAAAACAGTCAAGTGGAAGCATTTAAAATAAGAATCTTTGTTTGAAATGTTTCCACACAACCTTTCACCAAAACAGATTTCAGAGCAGCATATAATAGTATAGGTAAAGTGTTGAATGCAGTTGAGTTTTACTCAAaacagacccatttaaattaatgggcctcagtttattattattatttttacaatcaaTATAATGCAAAGTACGGATTGAAAAATCAACCTAAAAGCAGGAGCAAGCTAACATGCAAAGTACAATAAACTCAAAATTATAAATTACTTAAAGCGTctaactaaggctgcagtcctgtaacTATGGCTAACTTACCCGTTGAACTCAAGAGGCCCAtcgggaacctgtggtcctccagacgtTACTGGACTGCAAACCCCCAACATTCCTAGCAGTAGGccttgctggctgatgggagtttggagtccaacaacatctagggagccCCAGGCTCTCCATCCCTGATGTGATACAACAATTTGATCAGTGCTGTGTTTACTTTTTATGATCTTGTTTTACTTTTGATGTAtcattgttttaatgtttaacagaagcCACTgcaggtttgtttattttttatttttgaaaaaattaaggatatagatatataaaggTTTTGGATTTGGATTCTAGGAGATGGCCGTCTAATCGGAGAACAAGGTGACGAAAGCGGGTACCACAATGGCTTTGCAGCTGATATACCATTGCTTCCCTGCAGGACTTTTCACTGTGAGAGGTTCTTTCTATCCTTGGCTGTGTTCTACTTCCAGATTGAGGTCCATTTCAAAGAAACATTTGGCAGGGCCTAGAAATGCACATCATCTCAGATTTCTGGCCCTGAGACCTTTTAGTTCATCCCCAGTGGTCTACAAGTTACACAGGAGAGATCCGAAAGAGACACACTCTGCCACCACCCCTGAAGCAGCCAGCAATGAAGAAGAGAAATTTGATGACGACGAAGGCTTTGGGTTGTTGTCTCAAAAATATTCTTCTAGACAATTTTTTCACAAAGCTTCTGAAGAATTTCACGATTTGCAACTCAAAAGCCaagtggaggaagaggaagaattgGAACCAAAACCCAGACAAGGTCCCAGGAACACTCCGTATTGGTATTTCTTGAAGTGCAAGGCATTGATAAAAGAAGGCAAGGTCATTATCTCAGCTGTCTTCATTGCAAGAGTATTGAATAGACTTGCATAGCTAGTGAAAGGCCATTGCCCAGTGCTCGAATAGAGCACCTGCCAGGGACTCTGGGatgccactgctagtcagtgtagtaGACAATATTGGGCTGGATCAGGGTTAAGGAGCCTTCAGTCCGCAGTCCTAATATTGGCCAAGCCCATACCCAACACCATATCATTGACATCACCAAAACCCTGTGCACAGTGCTTTGCAAGCCTCAACGACCAGCTGATCCTCAGGGCTTGTGAAGCAAGGTGTCAAACCATACTGACAAAAATGGGTCATCCAATGCCACTGTGATGCCCACCTGTCACACATGGCCCGTAGAGGTGGGGTCAGTAGACAAGGCTTCTGCCTGCACCTCCCAATTCGTGAGCTAGATGAGCAGTGTGATCTTGTGCAGCCGTCTTCAACCTATTCCGACCTGGAACCTGCCCATGTTTAATCCAAAGATACACATTAAAATGCCAATGGGGACTTTTCCCGTGGAAGGGTTGCCCATAAGGGAATTTGGTCTTTGGGCCGAGAAAGGTTCCTCAGGCCCTGCAGTAGCAACAGTTCCTGCTGTGTCCTCACAGTTGTCCTCTCTTAACTGTAGCTGGCAGAGGCTTTGAACCTGTTTGAGGTACAAATGCTGAAGGAGGAACGTGTTCGGCCAGAAGAAAGCAACTACACTGTCCTGATCGGTGGTTGTGGCAGAGCTGGCTATGTGAAGAAGGCATTCAAGCTCTATAACGATGTAAGTACTCAGGTTTCGTTCACATAAGGGAGAGAGCTGCTGTCAAAAAAACCAAGCCAGGGGTAGTTTTTGTAAaaccacccagtgtggctggtgctgatgggcgTAGGCATCCAATGTCATCTGGAGTTctccaggttccccatctctgaactAGGGAACTCTTGTTGCCAGAGAAGAAATGGAAGACAAATGTTTTGAGGCATCTTTCATTCATGTGGAGAAAGGTGCATCCATCTCACCTGCTGCTTTTGAGCTGTGTCGTGTCATCCCTCCACCACACCCCCTGTGGCCttgtggatgttgttggactccaactcccatcagtcccagccagcatgacaagTATgataaggaatgatgggagctggagtccagcaacagatggagagccacaggttccccagccctgttctaGTGAGCTAACTCAAAAGCAGATCTCGCCTTCCATTTGTTCATTCAACAGGCATCCCATTAGCCAGCATCCTGGTATGTGTTTTTGTGCAAAGTTTCTAAACTGACAAGAAAACGCAAATTAATGGCCTACGATgcatcaaattaaaaaaaaatcagcaagtTTGCCTGGGATGTCCCTCTGATTCTTTGCAGTAGGAATCACATAGCCATGtggaattttcattttattttaattctatGGCACGATGAACAGCATATGACAGAGGAAACACAAGGACTGTGAAGGTATTCACAGTGACTCTTGCAATTAGTTAATATGACGGGTGGGCCGACATACCTTGCAGAGTTTATTACTTTATTTTCTTAATTTAAATCCCCATAATCGAATCCCCATTACATCCTCCCATCTTAATAGCGACTCTGGCATCGATTGCTTGGAAGTATGGCTCTCAGCGCTTCCTGCTGGAAGTCTGTGACACCtgcaatattttctttaaaagtttTCCATTCAATATACAAGTCCTCTCTTGTCTAATTGGGATTTGCATAATTGACTCCTGTGCATTACGATACTTTCGCAGAGTATCTGTTCTATTCCTGATACCGCATAATTCTTTGAGTATTTTTATGAAGCGTATCTATTGCTGTTTTCTTGGGAGGCAGATGAAGAAGCGAGCCTTGACTCCGACTGATGCCACGTACACAGCCCTGTTTAACGCCTGTGCAGAGTCACCCTGGAAGGACTCGGGCCTGCAACATGCGCTTAAGCTACGGCAGCAACTACTGAACAAAAACATTGAGCTCAACATAGTCACGTACCATTCTCTGTTGAAAGTGTGTTCCCGCTGTGCAGATCTCCGGGTGTGCTTTGACATATTGAAGGTAAAGAAGCTTCTGGTATAAAATTTGGGTTGCTTtaatctgtgtgtgtggttttctaTGCAAGTTCCTTTTGGAACTGTGCAGCAGAAAGTGGCATATATTATACGCAAGGAAATAAACTGCATGAGCTTGTAGTAAATGCCCATCCAACACTTTCAAACAAACAACATGGAGTGGGGAGACTGCAAAATGTAAACAGTGCACAGGATTGTGAAATGTTGCAGGGTGTGGGAATGAAAATGTTGGCTTCAGACAAAGTTGTTACTTCTGTTTCCAGGTTTTCAGAATGCTTTCCAAATACTTAAAATGatttgcatagaatcatagaattgtagagctggaagggacccaagggccatctagttcaatctcttgcaatgcgggaatcacagctgaataatccctggcaggtggccatctaaccttcttaaaaacctccaatgaaaggaGTGCAGTCCATTCTACCATCAAACAGCTGAAatatgcttagtcagaatctcattttttggtcatttgaatccattggtccgggtcctaccctctggagcagcagaaaaagctCCACCATCCAtgcaacagcccttgagatatttgaacatagctattatatctcctctcagtctctgcaTTACCATACTAAACATACCCAagtccctcaaccgttcctcatgggGCTTGCTTTCCAGGTCCTTGACGATATTGGTTActctcttctgcacatgttccagcgtcaatatccttcttaaactgtggtgcccagaactggacacagtcctCCAGGAGGGGTCTGACCCAAGCAGAATAGCATGATACTATTATTTCCTGcgtattagcttttttttgctggtgcatcacactgttgactcccgttaaacttgtggtctgctaaaactcctagatcctttttcacatgtacaactggcaagccaggtgtctcccatcttatatttgtgcatctggttattTGTGCCTGAGTGCAGAATCTTACATGTATCTCTCTTGAAatccattttgttagttttgggccagttctccaatctattagaatcaggattcaaggtGACTTTATCGTCTGAggtattagctacccctcctggtttggtgtcatctgcaaaccaTCATTTTAACCAAGATACGCTATCTGAACATTAGTTTTTGTAGACAAATTTCTGATTTCCCATAAAATTTCACCCCCAGTCCTCACAAATTGGTAAATCTGCAGAGATTCTGTTGCTTTTAGTGGGTTCCTTTTTTGTAAACAGGTCCATCTCCTGCTGATTTTTGGTCTGGTTTGGAACAGAGAGGCATGTAAATCCAACTAAAAACTCCTGTTTGCCAACAAGTTAGAATGTGGAATAATGAAAGTATTGTTTCTAATCTTAAAGATAATTAGACAGTGCATGACATTTAGTTTCTTGCAGTACAAGGTTGAAATTAGCTTTCCCAGCTGACCTCCGCAATAGTATTTGTGAACACAGTATTAATGGACATTTGTACCTTGGTTAATTTAATTTGAAAGTGTCACTTTTGGCCTTCTTAGACTTTCCtgaatctttttattattattatctgagacagagagagagatgttttccaTTTGAGCTACAAAAGAGCAAATGTTTCATTAAAGATTTCTATTGTGGAATAAGTGTGAAATAACTGTATTCatctccttttttttctttttaattaaggaAATTGTCCACAAAGGCCATACGGTCACCACAGAGACTTTCAACTTCCTGCTTATGGGGTGCATAAAAGACAAAGAGAATGGGTTTCGCTATGCCTTGCAGGTCTGTATGTTCCTTTCCTCTTTACAGCCGAACAAACCAACAAAGAGCTTAAAGCTTGCATTCACTCTGACCGGTTTTCTTAAGCGATTGATTCTTCTGGTTGTGATCCTTAAATTTCCATGTATCTTATAGAACTAGGGAGCTATATACATCTTAGATTAATTTTATTGctaaatttgtatcccacccttcctcccaaaggaacccacgGCAGTAGACAGCAAAATGTTAAAACCATAtaatttaaaatcaaataaaaaccatatttaaaacaattaaacaccatctcatttttttttaaagcatcatgCTAATGATTGTGAAGTTGTGCTGTCAGTTctgagttgctttttaaaaagacaagagAGAATGTGTTCCTCTTTCGTTAATCACCATTATGTCATTTGCAGTTACTTAGCATGAATGTTAAAACATTTGCCTTCAGAACACAACATGTACCTTGGAGGTGGGCAGGAGATAGGATCCAGCCTGCAGACCTGATTCTGAGCTACCCCCGCAGGCTACTTTGTTTATTGCTCACAGTTTGTTTGGAGCTAAACAAACCACGGGCCCCATTTCAGACGTAACCCAATGCCAGGAATCATGGTCTATTTCTCCTGCATGCTGTGAGGGAGGAGCAACATGGATGAGATTGGTGCTTtcacagtatacagtggtacctcgcaagacgaatgcctcgcaagacaaaaaactcgcaagacgaaagggtttttggttttttgagttgcttcgcaagacgattttccctatgggcttgcttcgcaagacggaaacgtcttgcaagtttgtttcctttttcttaacaccgttaatacagttgcgacttgacttcgaggagcaactcatagcacgcggtgtggtagccttttttgaggtttttgaagactttggtgatttttgaagcttttccaaaacttttccgaaaccgtgcttcgcaagacaaaaaaactcgcggaacgaattaatttcgtcttgcgaggcaccactgtacactgttttACGGTGATGTGCAAACTGAGCTACTAAGTGGCTTTGGAGACAACTGCTGTCTTCCAGGCTCCAATCCCAAGAAGCAAATTCCTCTGAATACTGAGGCTTACTGCCGAGTGAACACATTTAGGATCAACTTGTCTGTTTCCCATTAGTGTAAGAACTGTAATTATATGGATCACCTGGGGTACATTtctcttttctctgccctgacTTTCCTTTCCAAAAACAGGTTTGGCAGCAGATGCTTAAACTGAACTTAAAACCCGACAGTTACAGCTACAACTTGATGCTCGGTGCTGCCAGAGACTGCGGCCTTGGTGACCCCCGTGTAGCTTCCAATTTGTTGCTAGGAACTTTTGAGGAAAGCCCAGCTATCCTGAGACTGGAAGCTGGTAAGCAACACCGGAAGGCGAAGGGTCGGCGAGGAAAGGAAGTAGATGCTGGAGCTGCAATGCAGTTTGATGTAGAGATGTTGGAAAAATGTGTGTTCCTGGAGGACAGAAAACCTGAGCAGCAAGTCTATAgccaaaaaagcaaaagcaaaaatgacAATAGTGCAAAGGCAGAGACTGGCGATATCTCTACTTTGCCAGATTCTGCTGCACCCAGGGACTTGGGGATCGCTGATAAAAAACAGGTGGCTCCAGATGTGGCAGAAGCAAACAGTCTGTGTTTTTCCAAAGCCTCCTTCAACTTCCCCAACTTGTTGGACTCGCAGCCGCCCAACGAAAATGTGATCTCCTTAGGGACGGTGGCAACCCCCTCCAATAGACTGGCACTCATTGGGAACATGGAGGGTTTCTTAAAGAGAATGAAGGAAGGTGGTGCCACGTCCAGTATCAAAACTTTCACACTGCTAGCTGAGCTGGTGCAGCCCAACAGCCAGTCAGAGTCTTCCTTGTTGACGGTGATGGAGGAGCACAACGTGAAACCAGATATAACTTTTTTTAATACCTTGGTGAGGAAGAAGAGCAAAGGAGGAGATCTGGAAGGAGCAAAGGTAAGATCACGGGCATATGAGTGTGTGTGGGTCAGGGATGGACAGTCTTCAGGCTTGCAGGAACTACTGTTTTTTACCAAAACCTGATACATTT carries:
- the PTCD1 gene encoding pentatricopeptide repeat-containing protein 1, mitochondrial isoform X2, translated to MGREEEGGGRANQSALAPRWTYRLSPNEKLRLSLSEGEACGEVGIREREFWPRAWRERWRLAEALNLFEVQMLKEERVRPEESNYTVLIGGCGRAGYVKKAFKLYNDMKKRALTPTDATYTALFNACAESPWKDSGLQHALKLRQQLLNKNIELNIVTYHSLLKVCSRCADLRVCFDILKEIVHKGHTVTTETFNFLLMGCIKDKENGFRYALQVWQQMLKLNLKPDSYSYNLMLGAARDCGLGDPRVASNLLLGTFEESPAILRLEAGKQHRKAKGRRGKEVDAGAAMQFDVEMLEKCVFLEDRKPEQQVYSQKSKSKNDNSAKAETGDISTLPDSAAPRDLGIADKKQVAPDVAEANSLCFSKASFNFPNLLDSQPPNENVISLGTVATPSNRLALIGNMEGFLKRMKEGGATSSIKTFTLLAELVQPNSQSESSLLTVMEEHNVKPDITFFNTLVRKKSKGGDLEGAKSLLPLVLKEGLSPNLQTFCNLAIACRKKEDGLQLLSDMKRSGINPNVQIYGALVTAAVKRLDYAYLTEILADMSRNRVPPNEVVLRQLEFAAQYPPNFDRYKTKDYYLEKINGFRSYYFRWLKWMEAEETPHPWAKYRTPKQPENKHNTEDAQNYSSQRRW
- the PTCD1 gene encoding pentatricopeptide repeat-containing protein 1, mitochondrial isoform X1 — protein: MALQLIYHCFPAGLFTVRGSFYPWLCSTSRLRSISKKHLAGPRNAHHLRFLALRPFSSSPVVYKLHRRDPKETHSATTPEAASNEEEKFDDDEGFGLLSQKYSSRQFFHKASEEFHDLQLKSQVEEEEELEPKPRQGPRNTPYWYFLKCKALIKEGKLAEALNLFEVQMLKEERVRPEESNYTVLIGGCGRAGYVKKAFKLYNDMKKRALTPTDATYTALFNACAESPWKDSGLQHALKLRQQLLNKNIELNIVTYHSLLKVCSRCADLRVCFDILKEIVHKGHTVTTETFNFLLMGCIKDKENGFRYALQVWQQMLKLNLKPDSYSYNLMLGAARDCGLGDPRVASNLLLGTFEESPAILRLEAGKQHRKAKGRRGKEVDAGAAMQFDVEMLEKCVFLEDRKPEQQVYSQKSKSKNDNSAKAETGDISTLPDSAAPRDLGIADKKQVAPDVAEANSLCFSKASFNFPNLLDSQPPNENVISLGTVATPSNRLALIGNMEGFLKRMKEGGATSSIKTFTLLAELVQPNSQSESSLLTVMEEHNVKPDITFFNTLVRKKSKGGDLEGAKSLLPLVLKEGLSPNLQTFCNLAIACRKKEDGLQLLSDMKRSGINPNVQIYGALVTAAVKRLDYAYLTEILADMSRNRVPPNEVVLRQLEFAAQYPPNFDRYKTKDYYLEKINGFRSYYFRWLKWMEAEETPHPWAKYRTPKQPENKHNTEDAQNYSSQRRW